From Acinetobacter suaedae, one genomic window encodes:
- a CDS encoding methyl-accepting chemotaxis protein encodes MGFKLKKKNGSDGVGSKKGSVFLEKMRTQLDQFSRLFGETEKSKPIIYRALIALVLAVILLIYLFVSLPRSNQLTRSLGELRLLSQMISRQATEATASGTAETMSNLVASEKRFAENLEVVENVYGKGSDEYKKVDELWSNVSKNIDLIASQQAIINQLYDTNIAISETIPEIQAEYNLMVDQMVRENMPSSQVIITKNQVFIAERILRSINSVLVGTDNSNASANDFGADIDTFGIYLNAQLNGSSELGVDRIRSPELRESVDSIKSDYDAVLKLAAETVLKNANQIVHVRQASSEIFTQSDALLSSLNALSDKAEGGWGNVLAGIALILALGVLVFSALQLLALRSNTDKERVTRLQDEYDRNQNAILRLLDEIADLADGDLRSYATVSEDFTGAIADSINFAIDQLRDLVSRITDTSQEVARYTQDTQSITNQLAEASEHQAQEIAGASAAMNEMALSIDQVSANASESAEVAKRSVQIATNGAQVVNRSIEGMDHIREQIQETSKRIKRLGESSQEIGNIVSLINDIADQTNILALNAAIQASMAGEAGRGFAVVADEVQRLAERSASATKQIESLVKTIQTDTNEAVISMEQTTSEVVRGANLAKDAGIALDEIQTVSGDLAKLIASISDAAKLQSASASHIATTMNVVQEITSQTTTATFDTARSVSELANMAESLRESVTDFKLPE; translated from the coding sequence ATGGGCTTTAAACTTAAAAAGAAGAATGGTAGTGACGGTGTTGGATCAAAGAAAGGCAGCGTTTTTTTAGAAAAAATGCGAACGCAACTTGATCAGTTCTCTCGTTTATTTGGTGAGACTGAAAAATCAAAACCGATTATCTATCGTGCCTTAATTGCTTTGGTTCTTGCAGTTATCCTCTTAATTTATTTATTCGTGAGCTTACCACGTTCAAACCAATTAACACGTAGTTTGGGTGAATTGCGTTTACTTTCACAAATGATTTCGCGTCAAGCAACTGAAGCAACAGCCTCAGGTACTGCTGAAACGATGAGCAACTTGGTTGCATCTGAAAAACGATTTGCAGAGAATTTAGAAGTTGTTGAAAATGTATATGGCAAGGGTTCTGACGAATATAAAAAGGTGGATGAATTGTGGAGCAATGTCTCCAAAAACATTGATTTGATTGCTTCTCAACAAGCAATTATTAATCAGCTTTATGATACCAATATCGCTATCAGTGAAACGATTCCTGAGATTCAGGCTGAATATAATTTGATGGTTGATCAAATGGTTCGTGAGAATATGCCAAGTAGTCAGGTAATTATTACAAAAAACCAAGTGTTTATTGCTGAGCGTATCTTGCGCTCTATCAACTCGGTTTTGGTCGGGACAGATAATTCCAATGCTTCTGCAAATGACTTTGGTGCTGATATTGATACCTTTGGTATTTATTTAAATGCCCAATTAAACGGAAGCTCGGAGTTGGGGGTTGATCGTATTCGATCACCAGAATTACGTGAGTCTGTTGACAGTATTAAATCGGATTATGATGCTGTATTGAAGTTGGCGGCTGAAACGGTTCTCAAAAATGCCAATCAAATTGTCCATGTTCGTCAAGCATCCTCTGAAATTTTTACTCAATCAGATGCTTTGTTAAGCTCATTAAATGCTTTATCAGATAAAGCAGAAGGCGGTTGGGGGAATGTATTAGCTGGTATTGCATTAATTCTAGCCTTAGGTGTCTTAGTTTTCTCGGCACTTCAGTTACTTGCATTGCGTAGTAATACAGATAAAGAGCGTGTGACACGTTTACAAGACGAATATGACCGTAACCAAAACGCGATTTTACGTTTACTTGATGAGATTGCTGACTTAGCTGATGGTGATTTACGTTCATATGCGACTGTATCAGAAGACTTCACTGGTGCAATTGCTGACTCGATCAACTTTGCGATTGATCAATTGCGTGATCTTGTTTCTCGTATCACAGATACATCACAAGAAGTTGCGCGTTATACTCAAGATACACAAAGTATTACCAACCAATTAGCAGAAGCTTCGGAACATCAGGCTCAAGAGATTGCGGGTGCGTCTGCAGCAATGAATGAAATGGCATTGTCAATTGACCAAGTATCTGCCAATGCATCTGAATCAGCAGAAGTAGCAAAACGTTCGGTACAAATTGCAACTAATGGTGCGCAAGTTGTAAACCGCTCGATAGAAGGAATGGACCATATCCGTGAGCAAATTCAAGAAACATCTAAGCGTATTAAACGTTTGGGTGAATCATCTCAAGAGATTGGTAACATTGTCTCGTTGATTAACGATATTGCGGATCAAACCAACATCTTGGCGTTGAATGCTGCTATTCAAGCATCGATGGCAGGTGAAGCTGGACGTGGTTTCGCTGTCGTAGCGGATGAGGTTCAACGTCTTGCTGAACGTTCTGCATCCGCAACTAAACAGATTGAAAGCTTGGTTAAAACTATTCAAACAGATACCAATGAAGCCGTTATTTCGATGGAACAAACGACATCTGAGGTTGTACGTGGTGCAAACTTGGCAAAAGATGCTGGTATTGCTCTGGATGAAATTCAAACCGTATCAGGTGATTTGGCAAAATTGATTGCTAGCATTTCGGATGCGGCAAAACTTCAGTCTGCATCTGCAAGTCATATTGCAACGACGATGAATGTTGTACAGGAAATTACCTCACAAACGACAACAGCAACGTTTGATACAGCACGCTCGGTTTCAGAGTTAGCAAATATGGCTGAATCATTACGTGAATCGGTAACCGACTTTAAGTTACCAGAATAA
- the dapE gene encoding succinyl-diaminopimelate desuccinylase: MNHSDTLELSLQLLRQPSVTPVDHDCQNIMAERLAKIGFNIEKLRFEDVDNLWARRGTENPVFCFAGHTDVVPTGHLDAWNSDPFQPTIRDGKLYGRGSADMKTALAAMVVASERFVAKHPDHKGSIAFLITSDEEGPSINGTVKVVETLEARNEKMTWCLVGEPSSTHRLGDIVKNGRRGSLNAVLTVHGKQGHVAYPHLAENPIHLASKALNELCETVWDNGNEYFPATSFQISNIQAGTGATNVIPGHLKVTFNFRYSTEVTAEILQQRVLEILDKHKLNYDISWTFSGLPFLTPVGELVNAAKTAIKSVTGVETVLSTSGGTSDGRFIAPTGAQVLELGVLNATIHQINEHVNVDDLEPLAEIYEQILVQLLA, encoded by the coding sequence ATGAACCACTCCGATACGCTTGAACTTAGTTTACAACTCCTCCGCCAACCATCTGTAACTCCCGTTGACCATGACTGTCAAAACATCATGGCAGAACGTTTGGCAAAAATTGGTTTTAATATCGAAAAGCTCCGATTTGAAGATGTCGATAACTTATGGGCTCGTCGAGGTACAGAAAATCCGGTTTTCTGTTTTGCAGGTCATACTGATGTAGTTCCAACAGGTCACTTAGATGCGTGGAACTCTGATCCTTTTCAACCGACGATCCGTGATGGAAAACTATATGGTCGTGGCTCAGCCGACATGAAAACAGCTTTAGCTGCAATGGTTGTCGCTTCAGAACGATTTGTTGCTAAACATCCTGATCATAAAGGTTCGATTGCTTTTCTAATTACCTCTGATGAAGAAGGCCCATCGATTAATGGTACGGTTAAAGTGGTTGAAACCCTTGAAGCTCGCAATGAAAAAATGACATGGTGCTTAGTTGGGGAGCCTTCGAGTACACATCGCTTAGGTGATATTGTAAAAAATGGTCGTCGTGGTTCACTGAATGCTGTTTTGACTGTTCATGGTAAACAAGGTCATGTTGCTTACCCTCATTTGGCAGAAAACCCTATTCATCTTGCCTCTAAAGCTCTAAATGAATTGTGTGAGACTGTATGGGACAATGGTAATGAATATTTTCCAGCGACTTCATTCCAAATCTCGAATATTCAAGCAGGTACAGGTGCGACCAATGTTATTCCTGGTCACCTCAAAGTCACATTTAATTTCCGCTATTCAACTGAAGTTACTGCAGAAATCCTTCAACAACGTGTTCTAGAAATATTGGATAAACATAAATTAAATTACGATATTAGCTGGACGTTTTCAGGTTTGCCATTCCTAACCCCAGTTGGTGAGTTAGTAAATGCAGCAAAAACTGCAATTAAAAGTGTGACTGGTGTGGAAACTGTACTTTCAACCAGTGGTGGTACTTCTGATGGCCGCTTTATCGCCCCAACAGGCGCACAAGTTTTAGAGCTTGGTGTTTTAAATGCAACAATTCATCAAATTAATGAACATGTTAATGTCGATGACCTAGAACCATTAGCTGAGATTTACGAACAAATTTTAGTGCAACTACTTGCCTAA
- a CDS encoding entericidin A/B family lipoprotein → MMKKVLVASLMTAFVLTGCNTFKGFGQDVSKAGDKVTQTAEKTQNKM, encoded by the coding sequence ATGATGAAAAAAGTTTTAGTTGCTTCACTCATGACTGCTTTTGTTTTAACTGGTTGTAATACATTTAAAGGTTTTGGACAAGATGTATCCAAAGCTGGCGATAAAGTTACTCAAACAGCTGAAAAAACACAAAATAAAATGTAA